The Chloroflexota bacterium DNA segment TCCACGTCATTGAGCAGCGCGAGATAGTAGCTTACATAATCGCCAAGTAAGGTGCCATACAGTTGCTGCGCCAAAGGCGTGGGGCCCTGCACAGTGATCGTCTCGCCGGCGATCGCTGAGGTCTTTAGTAGCTCCCTCGTCACTTCCATCCGAAAACGCGTCCGATTGTGATAGAGGGACGACTGCAGCTGTACAACCTGCAGGACGGAGGTGTTTGCTGCAGGATGGCCGAACCCAACGACAGCATTGTGGTTCGCTTCCGGCAGGTGTTCAAACTCGGCCCACTGCTTGCTGTTTTCATTGATTTGAGTCTTCCAGCGTCGCGCTACTTCGCTCAGGAATTCGGCGCCGTAGATGCTGACAATGCGCCCATGTAGAGCGCGTGCCAACTGTTTGGCCGGATTCCTACGCTCAGGGACGGTGACGTCAAATTTCGGCGCCTGCTCTGCAACGAATTGAATTGCCTCCAGGACAGCGGCAGACGGGCAGAAGATAATTCCGAGCGCGGACAACGCATGAAGCACGGGCATGTAGAGATGGGGTAAAGCAGTGCGCGGCTGCTTGCGCACGTTTCGTATCGGGTAGTGGGGGATGCCGGAGCCCTGCGCACGTGCCTGGAGCGCTCCGCCGCCCG contains these protein-coding regions:
- a CDS encoding bifunctional phosphoglucose/phosphomannose isomerase, with amino-acid sequence MTNLDDERSFSSLDSGNMAAQIAGFPDACAAAWEQAQSVSLPPAYRAVSSVVVFGMGGSAISGDLARTLGSNMASVSIEVVRGYHVPGYVDNKTLAVAISFSGDTEETLVAFDAAAQKTTQQIVIAGGGALQARAQGSGIPHYPIRNVRKQPRTALPHLYMPVLHALSALGIIFCPSAAVLEAIQFVAEQAPKFDVTVPERRNPAKQLARALHGRIVSIYGAEFLSEVARRWKTQINENSKQWAEFEHLPEANHNAVVGFGHPAANTSVLQVVQLQSSLYHNRTRFRMEVTRELLKTSAIAGETITVQGPTPLAQQLYGTLLGDYVSYYLALLNDVDPTPVANIEFVKSQLTSAM